The Roseofilum capinflatum BLCC-M114 genome has a window encoding:
- the lpdA gene encoding dihydrolipoyl dehydrogenase has translation MSEFDYDLIIIGAGVGGHGAALHAVSCGLKTAIVEAAEMGGTCVNRGCIPSKALLAASGRVRELQDADHLKDLGIQVGGVNFERQAIADHANNLVDKIQSDLTNSLKRLKVDILRGWGKVAAPQKVTVENDGDLKTFTAKDIIVAPGSVPFVPPGIQIDGKTVFTSDHSVRLESLPPWIAVIGSGYIGLEFTDVYTALGCEVTLIEALDKLMPTFDPDMAKQAQRTLIAPRDIETRVGMLAMKVTPGSPVVIELADAKTKEIKEVLEVDACLVATGRIPTAKNMGLESVGVELDRRGFIPVDDTMAVLSGGEKVPHLWAIGDATGKMMLAHAASAQGIVAVENMCDRPRTIDYRSIPAAAFTHPEISYVGLSEPQAKELGEAEGFKVATVRSYFKGNSKAIAEGETEGMAKVIYRKDNGEVLGVHIIGPHAADLIHEASAAIAKRESVHTLAHLVHTHPTLSEVLDEAYKRAIG, from the coding sequence ATGAGTGAATTTGATTACGATTTGATCATTATTGGTGCTGGAGTCGGGGGACATGGAGCAGCTCTCCATGCGGTCAGTTGTGGGCTGAAAACGGCCATTGTGGAAGCAGCAGAGATGGGAGGAACCTGTGTTAACCGAGGATGTATCCCTTCTAAGGCTCTGTTGGCTGCTTCGGGACGGGTGCGGGAATTGCAAGATGCTGACCACTTGAAGGATTTGGGGATTCAAGTGGGGGGTGTGAATTTTGAGCGGCAGGCGATCGCCGATCATGCTAATAATTTAGTCGATAAAATTCAATCTGACCTGACCAATAGTCTGAAACGGCTGAAAGTGGATATTCTGCGCGGTTGGGGTAAGGTGGCAGCTCCCCAGAAGGTGACGGTGGAAAATGATGGAGACTTAAAGACGTTTACGGCTAAGGATATTATTGTGGCTCCGGGTTCGGTTCCCTTTGTGCCTCCAGGGATTCAAATTGATGGGAAAACCGTGTTTACGAGCGATCATTCGGTGCGTCTGGAGTCTCTCCCCCCCTGGATTGCGGTGATCGGTAGCGGCTATATTGGCCTAGAGTTTACGGATGTGTATACGGCGCTCGGCTGCGAGGTGACGCTGATTGAGGCGTTGGATAAATTAATGCCGACATTCGATCCCGATATGGCTAAACAAGCGCAACGGACTTTGATCGCTCCTCGTGATATTGAAACCCGTGTGGGGATGTTGGCGATGAAAGTTACGCCCGGATCTCCCGTAGTCATTGAATTGGCGGATGCGAAAACGAAGGAGATTAAAGAGGTTTTAGAAGTTGATGCGTGTTTGGTGGCGACGGGACGGATTCCTACAGCGAAGAATATGGGCTTAGAATCTGTGGGAGTAGAGTTAGATCGGCGTGGTTTTATTCCCGTTGACGATACCATGGCGGTATTGTCGGGTGGAGAAAAGGTTCCCCATCTTTGGGCGATCGGAGATGCGACGGGTAAGATGATGTTAGCTCATGCTGCTTCGGCTCAAGGGATTGTGGCGGTGGAAAATATGTGCGATCGCCCCCGTACCATTGATTATCGCTCAATTCCAGCAGCAGCGTTTACTCATCCAGAAATTAGTTATGTGGGGTTGAGCGAACCGCAAGCGAAGGAACTAGGTGAGGCGGAAGGCTTTAAGGTGGCTACAGTACGGTCTTATTTTAAGGGTAATTCTAAGGCGATCGCCGAAGGAGAGACGGAAGGCATGGCCAAAGTGATCTACCGTAAGGATAATGGGGAAGTTCTCGGTGTTCACATTATCGGCCCCCATGCAGCAGATTTAATTCATGAAGCATCGGCGGCGATCGCCAAACGGGAATCTGTCCACACCCTCGCCCATTTGGTGCATACCCATCCGACGCTCTCCGAAGTCCTGGATGAAGCTTACAAACGAGCGATCGGTTAA
- a CDS encoding ShlB/FhaC/HecB family hemolysin secretion/activation protein, which yields MVSGGFLFIGINDGARISPISGAIALESDAPIERPPAPQRVPLPSPESGDLPTQITVKRFEVIGSTVFSAEELAAITAPFTNRPLSLGELFQVSSEITQAYQDRGYINSGAFIPPQELLGEVAIVEVVEGGIESIEVMGNRLLRTAYIRDRLAIAAQKPFNVNRLLEGLQLLQVNPLIDSLSSELSSSAQPGLSRLQVKITEADSLQGRIIADNSRSPSVGSFRRGLGFTEGNLLGWGDRFSFDYYQSDGSHSVDVSYSFPVNPRNGTLELAYGRTSSEILEDPWNALDLETASRYYEIGFRQPIVQTPREELAIGVTLERQDSETFFGDRGYTEVTALRLFQEWIKRNPKEVLFLRSQLSFGFDRLDETQNRDPIPDNPFFVWRLQSQWSKLWGEDNLVLWRSDLQLATNPLLPLEAFRLGGFDSVRGYRQDGVLTDSGWFSSLELHFRVFEISPWEAQLKVTPFFDYGIGWNSSGKDSQQLSSLGIGLRWEQDHLTAGLQWAIALTERPIDRGTWQDRGVSFFIFYEPF from the coding sequence TTGGTATCTGGAGGGTTCTTATTTATAGGTATAAATGATGGGGCGAGGATCTCACCCATTTCTGGTGCGATCGCCCTAGAATCTGATGCACCGATAGAACGTCCTCCTGCACCGCAACGGGTTCCGCTTCCCTCTCCAGAGTCGGGGGATCTGCCGACCCAAATTACGGTTAAGCGGTTCGAGGTGATCGGATCGACGGTGTTCAGTGCCGAAGAATTAGCTGCAATTACGGCTCCGTTTACGAACCGCCCTCTTTCCCTAGGGGAACTCTTTCAAGTTAGCTCAGAGATTACCCAAGCTTATCAGGATCGCGGTTATATCAATTCTGGGGCGTTTATTCCTCCCCAAGAGCTGTTGGGGGAGGTGGCGATCGTTGAAGTGGTGGAAGGGGGAATTGAATCGATTGAGGTGATGGGAAATCGATTGTTACGCACGGCCTATATTCGAGATCGCCTGGCGATCGCTGCCCAAAAGCCGTTTAATGTGAATCGTTTATTAGAGGGCTTACAACTGCTACAAGTGAATCCTTTAATTGATAGCCTATCGAGTGAGTTGTCTAGTAGTGCCCAACCGGGGTTAAGTCGGTTGCAGGTTAAGATTACGGAGGCTGATTCCTTGCAGGGTCGTATAATTGCGGATAATAGCCGATCGCCGAGTGTGGGCAGTTTCCGTAGAGGTCTGGGATTTACAGAGGGAAATTTGTTGGGATGGGGCGATCGCTTCAGTTTTGATTATTACCAGAGTGACGGCAGTCACAGTGTTGATGTGAGCTATTCCTTTCCGGTTAATCCCCGTAATGGAACCCTGGAATTAGCCTATGGTAGGACAAGCAGCGAGATCCTTGAAGATCCCTGGAATGCCCTCGATTTAGAAACGGCTTCTCGATATTATGAAATAGGGTTCCGGCAACCGATTGTACAAACCCCTAGAGAAGAATTGGCGATCGGAGTCACCCTAGAGCGCCAAGACAGTGAGACCTTTTTCGGCGATCGAGGATACACAGAAGTCACGGCTTTACGTCTCTTTCAAGAATGGATTAAACGCAATCCAAAAGAAGTCTTATTTTTACGTTCTCAATTGAGTTTTGGATTCGATCGGTTGGATGAGACTCAAAACCGCGATCCGATTCCCGATAATCCTTTTTTTGTCTGGCGCTTACAAAGTCAATGGTCTAAGCTCTGGGGTGAAGATAACCTAGTGTTATGGCGCAGTGATTTACAACTGGCAACTAACCCCTTGTTGCCCCTAGAAGCCTTTCGTCTAGGGGGATTCGACAGTGTGCGGGGCTATCGTCAAGATGGAGTATTAACCGATAGTGGCTGGTTTTCCTCTCTAGAATTGCACTTTCGGGTTTTTGAAATTTCTCCATGGGAAGCCCAACTCAAAGTTACTCCCTTTTTTGATTATGGTATCGGTTGGAATTCCTCCGGCAAAGATAGCCAACAGTTATCTTCTCTGGGGATTGGGTTACGCTGGGAACAAGATCATTTAACGGCTGGACTTCAATGGGCAATAGCCTTAACAGAGCGCCCAATTGATCGAGGAACTTGGCAGGATCGGGGAGTTTCTTTCTTTATTTTCTATGAGCCGTTTTGA
- a CDS encoding DUF4089 domain-containing protein, translating into MNTQDPDPDTFVVQMASLLDLPPEWANQPGVIDNMTQLMAIAQSLDQFPLPEDLEVAPIFKP; encoded by the coding sequence ATGAATACTCAAGACCCCGATCCAGACACCTTTGTAGTACAAATGGCATCGCTGCTCGATTTACCGCCAGAATGGGCCAATCAGCCAGGCGTGATCGACAATATGACCCAGTTGATGGCGATCGCCCAATCCCTTGACCAATTTCCGTTACCTGAAGATCTTGAAGTTGCCCCCATTTTTAAACCATGA
- a CDS encoding AtzE family amidohydrolase, translating into MTLDLDYLDAVAIARGVRNQQYRAQDIMEATLNRIDLHNRALNCFTTLLAEEALETAKALDRGIERGERPGTLAGVPFAVKNLFDIAGVTTVAGSKIHRSHAQAKQDATAIARLKRAGAILVGALNMDEYAYGFVTENAHYGPTHNPHDLTRIAGGSSGGSAAAVAGGLVPFSLGSDTNGSIRVPAALCGVYGLKPTYGRLSRAGVMLFSSSLDHIGPFCRSVRDLATLFDILQGEDPLDPVCCTVPPEPCLPQLHQQTQSLRIAIADDYFTQGGDPEVFEAVEKVAEALGVTQRISLPEARRAREAAYLITASEGANLHLSDLKRSPQDFDPATRDRFFAGAMIPAQWYLNAQRFRRWYRDRIREVFRQVDVILAPTTPCVATPIGQTTLNIQGEEVLLRPNLGRYTQPLSFIGLPVVSVPVHRPHKLPIGVQIMAAPYNEALILRVAAFLEAQGAIGISVASSPGNT; encoded by the coding sequence ATGACCTTGGATCTTGATTATCTGGATGCCGTTGCGATCGCTCGTGGGGTACGCAACCAACAATATCGTGCCCAAGACATTATGGAGGCCACTCTAAACCGTATCGATCTCCATAATCGGGCCCTGAATTGTTTTACCACCCTCTTGGCAGAAGAAGCCTTAGAAACAGCCAAAGCATTAGATCGGGGCATTGAGCGGGGAGAGCGGCCAGGGACTTTGGCCGGGGTTCCCTTTGCGGTGAAAAATTTGTTTGATATTGCTGGCGTGACCACGGTAGCCGGTTCTAAGATCCACCGCTCCCACGCACAGGCCAAGCAAGATGCCACGGCGATCGCCCGTTTAAAGAGAGCAGGGGCAATTTTGGTGGGGGCCCTGAATATGGATGAATATGCCTATGGGTTTGTCACTGAAAATGCCCATTATGGCCCCACCCATAACCCCCATGACCTCACCCGAATTGCCGGAGGCTCCTCCGGAGGGTCAGCCGCCGCAGTAGCTGGGGGGTTAGTGCCATTTAGTTTAGGCTCAGATACCAATGGCTCCATCCGAGTTCCAGCCGCCTTATGTGGTGTGTATGGCTTAAAACCAACCTATGGTCGTCTCTCCCGTGCCGGAGTAATGTTGTTTTCCAGCAGTCTGGATCATATTGGCCCTTTTTGTCGCTCCGTGCGGGATTTGGCCACCCTGTTTGATATTTTGCAAGGAGAAGACCCCCTCGATCCCGTCTGTTGTACCGTGCCACCCGAACCCTGTTTACCCCAACTGCACCAACAGACCCAATCCTTACGAATTGCGATCGCCGATGATTATTTTACTCAAGGGGGAGACCCAGAGGTGTTCGAGGCCGTAGAAAAGGTGGCTGAAGCCCTAGGCGTAACCCAAAGAATCAGCTTACCCGAAGCCAGGCGAGCCAGGGAAGCTGCCTATCTGATTACAGCCAGTGAAGGAGCAAATCTGCATTTATCGGATTTGAAACGCTCCCCCCAAGACTTCGATCCAGCCACCCGCGATCGCTTTTTCGCTGGAGCCATGATTCCAGCACAATGGTACTTAAATGCCCAACGGTTTCGCCGTTGGTATCGCGATCGCATTCGGGAAGTATTTCGGCAAGTTGACGTAATTCTTGCCCCAACAACTCCCTGTGTGGCGACCCCCATTGGTCAAACCACCCTGAATATCCAAGGAGAAGAAGTCTTACTTCGCCCCAACTTGGGTCGCTATACTCAGCCCCTCTCCTTCATTGGATTACCCGTCGTCTCCGTGCCTGTCCATCGTCCCCATAAACTGCCTATAGGGGTGCAGATTATGGCTGCTCCCTATAATGAAGCCCTAATTTTGCGGGTCGCAGCCTTTTTAGAAGCTCAAGGTGCGATCGGTATCTCGGTTGCCTCTAGCCCAGGGAACACCTAG